CTCTTGCGTGACGCGATGAAACACAGAGCAGGTTGATGTTTTCAGGCTACCGGACCGGTTCCAGGTCGAATCCGCTGACCTGGACCGCAAGCGACCTTTGGATCAAGTCTATGGAGATCACCACGCTCCAGTCGGAATTTTTGGCAGCCAGGATTCCTTCGACGCCATCGAGGTAACCGCCTCGAATCCTGACTTTCTGCCCAACGCACAGAAAGGGATGCGGTTCGAAAGGGACCCTGCTGGAAAGCAAGGCCTGGATGTTCTCAATTTCAGGGTCAGGGATCGGGATGCCTTGCCCCTGCACGCCCACAAACCCCACCACGCCAGTGGTTTTGAGCACCGAAACGCGCACCCTGTCTTCACTGGGAATTCGGACGAACACATACCCCGGAAACAGGGGTTGGTCGATAACCTTGCGGCGGTCGCTCCAGCTTCGGATTTCTTGGACGATCGGCAGGAAACACTTAATCTGCAAATCATCAAGCTGAGAGGCGACCTTCTTCTCGCACTTTGAGCGGGTGTGTACCGCGAACCAGGCGTTAGGCGCCGGCAGGAGCCGCGCTCCTGCGTATACCTGGCTCATTTCGTCAGCATAGCTTCGCAATTGCATAGCTCCGCCCCTTGAGTCCCATTCCGAGACCCTGAAAACTCAATTAGCTTGTATTACCCTCAGGTACTCTTGCCCTGCGCGTCGCGCGGGGCAGCCCCCAGGCCCCTAGACTCTGTCGTAAAGGAACTGGGGAATCGGAAATGTGCGCTTGTTCAGGACTGCACCCAGCACGCGCACTTGAGCAGCTTCCAAATCTTCTTTCGCGATTCGCGCAACTTCCCGCCGCGTTGCGTTAGACTCCAGGACCAGGACGGCCCCGTCTGTCAATTTGCCCAGCAAGATAGCGTCGGTATGCTCGCTCACCGGCGGTGAATCGATCAGGACATAGGCAAACTCGCCACGCAATTCCTTTATCCGCGCCTGCAAATGTTCAGCCTTCATGCCCGCGCTCAGTTGTGGCGCCATTGACCCACAAGGCAGAAGCCAGAGATTGCTGCCGGGTAGTTTCTGGACAAACTGACTGATCGGGCCGGGCTTGAACACGGCGTCCGTGAGCCCTCGCAGATTTTCCATGCCAAAGCAGAGGTGAAGCGCAGGCCGCCGCAGGTTGGCGTCCATCACGCACACAGGCGACTCTACCTGGGCCGCCAGGGCTTCCGCGGCCCCGGCGCAGATTGAAGTGCATCCCGTGCTGTTCTCAACGGCCGTGAACACCACCATTTTTCGCCGGTTGTGGTCAAGCAGAAAGATTCTCTGGACAAGCTTAATCAGTTCCTCGCGTGACAGCGTGCTGGCGTCCGGCGGCGGTGACACTCGTTCCGCGCGCGGCAGGGGCTCCCTCTCGAATGTGAACGAATCCCACTCTTTTGATGCGCGTTCTAACAGCTCGAAATTCCTGCTCACGATTGTTCTCTCTCTTTCAGCGGTTTTCCGTTGGGCTTCAGCTTCTGGGCAGGCGAGATATTGCCCGCCGTCGGCTGCGGAACCTGCGCCGGCCAGCGGACCTTCCGCGTCAGGATATCTCCCGGTTTGAGGACAAAGCTTCCCTCGAAAGGGCGCCTGCTTCCCGTCGGGACAACCTTGAACTCGTGCTCACCGGCGTCGAGCGCCGCCTGGACCTCGCTTGGCCCATAAGCCTTGCCGTCGATGAAGACCTGCATCCCCGGTGGTTCTGTGTCAATGACGATGACGCCCCGCGGCAACTGCAGATCTGCCGTGACCCACCGCTTGTTTCCGGCGGTAACTTGCAGCACCTTGTACCAGGTCACATAGCCGTCGCGGGATACTGAAATCCGATACATGCCCTGCGGCAAATCAAACAAGTGGGGCGTCCGCCAACCCGGATTCGATTCTCCGTTAATGGTGACAATGCCGCCCCGCACATTGGATTCGATGACGATTGTTCCCGTTGGCGCCGAGGCGGAGCCATCCGCCGGCGCGCCGTCCCCATTGGCGCCGGGTGCTGCCCCGGTCAAAGCCGAAACCGGGCCGACTGCTGCGGCCCCACCTGTATCGCCGGCGCCCGATGCCGCCGTGCTTTCCTGCTGGTTATCCGCTTCGGATGTATCAGGCTTTGCGGCCTCAATATTGGCCGGGCCAGCCGCTTCAACCGCGCCCTTTCTTACCGGTTCCGGGACGTCGTTTCCGCGCGCGTTTGAAGGGGTCGCGATGGTTTGAGTCTGCGGCGTTTCAGACGAACCATTCGTGGTGGTCGAGCTGTGACTGCCAGCGATGTTTTTGGCTGCGCCGACCGTCTTTGCAATGAGATGCGTGGCAATGTTGTTCCGCGTGGAGACCGGCAACTGCGCCCAGAACAATTCTCCTGCCAAGATCAACATCAGCAAAGTGAGGGCCCAGAACGGCCAGCGCGGCGCCTGGCGCCTGGGCCATCCCCCTCCGACCATGCCGGGAAACGTCGGGGGGGAATATCTGCCTCCTCTGATGAACTGCCCTCTGTCTGCTCGCACCCGCCGGCCGCCATTCAGGGTTACTCCTTCGAGCCCTCGGGCTTCGTTTGCCGGTTCGCGGCGCGTGTTCGGCACGGCCTCGCGGGTTTTCCTGAGGGTCTCCAACTCCAGATCACTGTACACTTCCTCTATGACTGCACCGTCAATTGCCTTTTGGCCTTTGGCATATCCGAGTGATAGGGCATGGAAGCAGATGTTGTTAACGTTGCGCGGAATGCCCTCGCTCAGGTCGGCGATCATCGCAATAGCTTCCGGCGTAAACAGTCGGCCTCCGTGGTGTCCTGCTATTCTTAGGCGGTGATCGATATAGTCAGCGACTTCTTGCCTGTTGAACGGTTTCAGCCGGCAAATGACCGAAACGCGCTGCATCAGTTGCTCCAGGTCAGGCCGCGCCAGCTTGTCCGCGAGACCCGGCTGTCCCGCCAGCACGATCTGCATCAGCTTGGATCGCGAGGTTTCAAAATTCGACAGCATCCGCACCGATTCGAGTACGGCGTCTTCAAGGTTCTGCGCTTCGTCTATGACCAAAACGAACTGCCTTCCCAGGCGTGCTTCCTGGATGAGGATATCGTTCAGTTGTCGTTGTAAAGCGCTCACATCCCGATCATCGGGAACAAGGCCAAGGTCCGAGATGAGGTTCGTCAGGAATTCCCGCGTGTCCCCCTGCGTCTGAAACAAAAAGACGGTACGGGCAGAATTTCGGAACCGGTCCAGAAGCTGAAAGAGCAGCGTTGTCTTGCCCATCCCTGGCTCGGCAATCAGACTGACGAAGCCCCGGCCCGTCTCGATGCCATAGATCAGCGAGGCCAGCGCCTCGCGGTGCGAAGCGCTCATGTAGAGGTATCGAGGGTCCGGGGTCGTGCTGAAGGGTTGTTCACGCAACCCGTAATATCGTAGGAACATAAGGGTGCTCTCTAACTGCCGCTTTCTTTCTCCTCTGGGAATTCACGTCGCCCTTCGCTGCCGGTAGATGCGCCCCCCAGCGACCATCGCCTTATGTCCCCGGCCATGGAAATCCTCGAGGAACCGCCATTGTTGGGGAGTGCTGCGAGTACCGGCACCTCCAGATAGCGGATCACCTCATCCGGAGTTCGAAACGACGGGTTCAGGTAGTCCACCCCAAAGGCACAGCCCATGCTGATGATAAGCGCCAGAACCCCGCCTGCCAGTATGAACACGACTGGCGAGTTAACCGGCAGGGAAGGCATCGCGGCGGTCTCGGCGACGCTGACGTTGAGGATCCTTTTGCGATCCATCGCGTCTGAAATCTGCGATTGCTGGCTCTTGTTGAGGTACAGAAGGTAGTTCTGCTCCGCGGTCTTAACGTTGCGCAGCAGGTCCTGCTGCTTGATCTGCTTCTGGTCCAGCAGAATCGCCTGGCGGGAATAAGTGCTGACCACCGGAACCATGGCGGCGGCTTGCGCGCGCAGCGCCGCAAGTTTCGCTTTGGCTTGCGCCAGGTCCGATTCCAGCATCTGGTAAGTCTCGTTCTGGTCCGTGGTGTCCTGCCGCATCGGAGACTTCTCCGCAGCGGCAATACTCTCCTTAAGCTGAGCGATCTGTTTCTCGATTTCCTGCACCGGTCTGTAGCTGGGTTGATACTTTGACAGCAGGTCCGTCCGCTGGATTTCGAGGTTCTGCAGCGTTGATTTCAAGCTCGCCATCAGTTGTGGGTTCTGCCCCGTTGTTTGCTGCCTTGTTATCCTCGACGGAGTTCTGGCTAATTCAGCCGTGACGGCCCGAATCTGCTGCTGGGTGCTTTCGATCTCTGCCCGAGTCTGTTGCAACTGTCCGTCGAATTCGCTTGCCTGCTTCAGAACCAGACTTTTCTCAGCCTCGGGG
This window of the Terriglobia bacterium genome carries:
- a CDS encoding UpxY family transcription antiterminator; its protein translation is MQLRSYADEMSQVYAGARLLPAPNAWFAVHTRSKCEKKVASQLDDLQIKCFLPIVQEIRSWSDRRKVIDQPLFPGYVFVRIPSEDRVRVSVLKTTGVVGFVGVQGQGIPIPDPEIENIQALLSSRVPFEPHPFLCVGQKVRIRGGYLDGVEGILAAKNSDWSVVISIDLIQRSLAVQVSGFDLEPVR
- a CDS encoding CpsD/CapB family tyrosine-protein kinase, translating into MSRNFELLERASKEWDSFTFEREPLPRAERVSPPPDASTLSREELIKLVQRIFLLDHNRRKMVVFTAVENSTGCTSICAGAAEALAAQVESPVCVMDANLRRPALHLCFGMENLRGLTDAVFKPGPISQFVQKLPGSNLWLLPCGSMAPQLSAGMKAEHLQARIKELRGEFAYVLIDSPPVSEHTDAILLGKLTDGAVLVLESNATRREVARIAKEDLEAAQVRVLGAVLNKRTFPIPQFLYDRV
- a CDS encoding AAA family ATPase → MFLRYYGLREQPFSTTPDPRYLYMSASHREALASLIYGIETGRGFVSLIAEPGMGKTTLLFQLLDRFRNSARTVFLFQTQGDTREFLTNLISDLGLVPDDRDVSALQRQLNDILIQEARLGRQFVLVIDEAQNLEDAVLESVRMLSNFETSRSKLMQIVLAGQPGLADKLARPDLEQLMQRVSVICRLKPFNRQEVADYIDHRLRIAGHHGGRLFTPEAIAMIADLSEGIPRNVNNICFHALSLGYAKGQKAIDGAVIEEVYSDLELETLRKTREAVPNTRREPANEARGLEGVTLNGGRRVRADRGQFIRGGRYSPPTFPGMVGGGWPRRQAPRWPFWALTLLMLILAGELFWAQLPVSTRNNIATHLIAKTVGAAKNIAGSHSSTTTNGSSETPQTQTIATPSNARGNDVPEPVRKGAVEAAGPANIEAAKPDTSEADNQQESTAASGAGDTGGAAAVGPVSALTGAAPGANGDGAPADGSASAPTGTIVIESNVRGGIVTINGESNPGWRTPHLFDLPQGMYRISVSRDGYVTWYKVLQVTAGNKRWVTADLQLPRGVIVIDTEPPGMQVFIDGKAYGPSEVQAALDAGEHEFKVVPTGSRRPFEGSFVLKPGDILTRKVRWPAQVPQPTAGNISPAQKLKPNGKPLKEREQS
- a CDS encoding Wzz/FepE/Etk N-terminal domain-containing protein, whose product is MEAQSITPYQKSPLLHTQRAPNTTREVLGILFRNRRVVLVAFLATFAGVVLAVALFGIKYRAETEILVKHQRGDNVVSTDEGSDRLESDDNAREREINTEVALLQSSDLLQQVVKECGLDSTQRHFWSGLLPSWGDPSSKTAKAVARLRKHLEIQPLPDSNIIQVQYTSHHPGEAQQVLQKLDELYIAKHVDVYRPAGASDFFQKQTQHYQETLHNAEAELASFNTQQDAPDPEAEKSLVLKQASEFDGQLQQTRAEIESTQQQIRAVTAELARTPSRITRQQTTGQNPQLMASLKSTLQNLEIQRTDLLSKYQPSYRPVQEIEKQIAQLKESIAAAEKSPMRQDTTDQNETYQMLESDLAQAKAKLAALRAQAAAMVPVVSTYSRQAILLDQKQIKQQDLLRNVKTAEQNYLLYLNKSQQSQISDAMDRKRILNVSVAETAAMPSLPVNSPVVFILAGGVLALIISMGCAFGVDYLNPSFRTPDEVIRYLEVPVLAALPNNGGSSRISMAGDIRRWSLGGASTGSEGRREFPEEKESGS